DNA sequence from the Bufo bufo chromosome 3, aBufBuf1.1, whole genome shotgun sequence genome:
GGGGTTTTAAATCTGATGTTGATTACTACATTAAATGCACACCAGATCAGATTCACTTCGTCAACACAAGAAGCTGCCATTGGTACCTTTTTACAATAATAAATAACttacaaattggaaaaaaaaaatatctctttCAAGTCAGAATAGAAAACAGGTTCTCACAGGTCGTTGTTTGTAAAAGGAGAGGGATCTACCTCTGACATCTGTTTATCGGGCAATGGACCTGTAAAGGGGCAGCTCAACCATGCTTCCAGCCTTAGTACATAGCACGTTCCAGTTCAGCAAGTGCTGGCCTACCATGGAGGCGCCATTGTGAGCCTGATCAGACAGAAGCCTCCAGTGTGAGTACTGGTGAGAGGCACATGAGGCAGTACAGAAATCCAGCCTGCATTGCATTGGCAGTGAGCGAGAAACTGTTTATCCTTCCTGGCATCGCCGGGCATTTATCCCAGAAGCACATCCAGTTTGTTGAGGATGCCACTTTGTTGTTAAACTCACCAAGCTTTCAAGTGAATGAGGACCTTATGGTCTTCTAGCAAATAAATATTGGGAGATGGCGAAAAGCAGTGGTCCAtctgtcaggactggaatagGCAGCACTCGGGTGACCTTCCTACCGAATAGTCCTCTCCGAGTTCCTGTAAGGGTCTTCCTCTTCAGAATCGGTGGATTCTGCATTACTGGAAGGGGTGTGCAAGTTATTAGGGGCCCCGCTGGCTTGACAGACGTACCACTCATTGAGGTTGGTGACCTgaggggataggttggcagtgcgCCCCCTGACTTGGTCCTGAGTAGGGGACAGGGCCTCGTCGATTGGAGTAGCTACAGCAGAGTAGCCCAGGGAGGGGGACCCTGGGGGGGACTTGCAGTGGATCTTCATGTGCTTTCTCAGGGAGCTGGGGTGCGTGTAGGACTTGTCGCAGCCTCGGACTTTACAGTAGTAGGGCTTGTCGCTGGTGTGCACGTGAGAGTGCTTCTTCCTGTCACTGCTGTTGGCAAACTTCCTGTCGCAACCATCAAATTCGCACTTAAATGGTTTTTCCCCTATAGAAAGTGAAACAATAAGAGTGAGCAGATAGATGGATGTATTAGAACCAGACGTGTGCCTACAGAAGTCCTAGAGAGACCTGTATCTGCCTGCTGTAAGACATCTCTAATAGCTTCCCATACTGGTGAAGAGCAGCCTGCGGGTGGGTTATCTGCCGCCCCTTGGAATCCCTATACCATCTCATTGCCAATGACAGGCCTAATAGACTGGCATGTAATTTGGACTGCAATATCATGCCTCATAGCCACCCTACATGTAATGAGTAAAGCCCATGCAGTGGATTATCTTATGTCTGGGTGTGACAGGGGCAGAGAGGTAGAAGTGCTGCATTATTCCTCCAGAAAGCATACCTACACAGCCTGGCCTAGACGGACTGTACCCCAGCAGGCAGGGAATGGTGAGCCGTGGCTGCCCCCTACACGTCACTTACCATCACGTCTTCCATCAGACCCCCTAGTGACAGGGCTAAAATACTACTGATCTGTCCTGCTACATTCCTTACCATGCCACCATTCTCATGTCAATCACTGGCACACCGCCCGCTGTGCCATCTTCTGCACACCACAACCACATCAGTCAGCTAGGCTTCTCCTGCTAGGGATAGCACTTTACTAAATAAAATGCTCAGAGTCAGTGCTAGACACCTTCTGATGGTCCGGCTTTTCAGTACTCCGGCACTTCACAATGAGCCTATGTAGCAAGCATACTGTAAGTGTATAGATCATATGCCACCAATAATCCGCAGCTTCAGTCCCAGTTTGGCCAGTATCACCACATCATTTCTGCGGCTAGCAGATCTTCATGTCTGCCATTAATATGTCATCACCTTTACCACTAATATATCCTCGGTGATCCCACTCACGCATATACAGTCCTGGCAATTTCCTCTGCCTCAGCCGCTGAAACCTAGCCAGAAGACATCAATTATCTCCCGAAACTTCTGCCATCGTCAGTCCTTAGGACTCCACTCACAGATCAACACTGACAGATCATCAAAACCGAGCCCCTATTGTTCACCCATATGTAGTGCCCTTCTGAAATGTATGTACCTGTCCAGCTCTCATTACAATCTCTGGTACCAGCTACTCATAAGGTATACTATTGCATACCAAAACtgcaatctctgagacagctctcAGCATCACACCtaataataaaaaacatcttcAGAAGTCCCAGATCCATCTTTGCATGACCACCCCCTCCTTTTTGTAttgcaccacaagtcacagcttTATGGACTGCACCAGCATCATATCAACACTGCACCCCCAAATATCTAAAATACAAAACCCTCCCTTTAAGGAATACACCAGCCACTTGCGATATAAGGAGAGAGGATCCTTAGATGCCTTTACCATTTTTATTAAATCTGTTTTGCTACACGTAATCCCGTGGCCGGTCATACACTTTAATACTCATGAATTCAGATCAGGCAAGGCTAGCTGACCATGTTCTCAGTTTATTTAATTGATTACGATATGTGAATGATATATGTGACTGGTACTTACATATAGTCAAGACTCATGaagattatatatttatttatttatttttatttatttattttcacatcaTCATGTTAGCAATAATAAATGTTGATTCCTAATTTCTTTTAGTAATTTCATTTTGTCTTCcccaatctataaaaaaaaaaaaaaaactccttatctatctatccatctatcatctATCCTGTAAACTATAATCCTAACATCAAGCAGACATTTGTATCTAACTCCCCCTCACTACATTGTGCTCACCAGAAGCGCCCTTAAAAATCTAATATCTTTCAGAAAAGTTCCCAGGACTCTGATCCTTTCATGTGTCTCCAGCTACAGGACTCAGGCACCTCCTGCTGTATTACCCACGTAATATATCATCACTCTGATTTCACCCATACATTGTCATCTCTCAGGTTATGCTCAATAATATAAAATAAGGCAGGACTACTGATATCTTTTCGTTTGCCACAGAAAATTCTACAGCGAGAAGAAGCCTGTTAAAAATGCATTACAGTCTGTCATTTCCTTTACATAAGTCCAATTGGAAAAatcacagcattaaaaaaaaaaagtctcagtaaaaaaaaaaaaatagtctcagtaaaaaaaaaaaaatagtctcaGTAATGTTTTGTGCCCCCCATTATATCACTACCACTATCTTGAAGAGTTTATTACTATTCGTGCAGTGTTGAAaggactgtgtgtgtggggggaaggGGAGTGAGAATTACTGCTACCTCCATTTTGTATTTTGGCAAGGCCTCACTGTTTGGATTTCTTAAGTCCTACTTTTCAACGGAAGTCATGTTTGCTATGTAGTCAAAATGGGCTGGTTCTATACAAACCTACACATCTACACTGaatgtataaaaaaaagagaCCTAAAATGCAGTTTGACTGAACGATTGATGGAAGTTGGGCCTCAGCCCAGGGGTGCAGAGCAGTGAGTGGTAATAGTAGACGATGACTATAGGGGATCTCTAATCTCCTGTGTGGAAATGGAAGGTGTGAAGTGTCTTTTAGTTGCAGAGCCCTCGGAGTGGACAGTGCATGAGTTGCAGCTGTTGACCATCAGTTGTGCAAGAGGTGATGACCTGAAGCTCTCATTGATCTCGTGCACTCATTAACATGGGGCACTTGGGTTCCCTCCTGTATTGGTTTACAATGTGTAGTTATTGACTATTGTGTCTACAAGCTCCACGTCATCCTGGAAAGTTTGTTCTtgttttggcataaaaaaaaaaaaagatgtgggAGCCAAGGGGATTTAACTCCTTTTACTCCGGCACACATTAGTGCTGCAGGAGCACGTGGTGGGTGCCAATCTGCCAGGAAATGTGTACTTAATCTAAGTGTGGGTTAGTGCCTTTGATTGTCAGTGGCCAGTTAAGTGTGGGTTAGTGCCATTGATTGTCAGTGGCCAGTTAAGTGTGGGTTAGTGCCTTTGATTGTCAGTGGCCAGTACAGGTATTTCAGTAGCAGTTGCCCTCGGGTGCTTTTGTTTGCCTCCTCACTGTGACCCTCCACACCAGATCTGTAGTAGTGCAGATACTAAATACTGGTGTGGAGCAGCTAGCACTGATGGTGAGCACAGACTGCTGCAACCACTTAGTTCTGTGCAGTCACATGGCTGAGGACGCGTGCAGAACTACAAGAAAGGAAGGAAAGAGTGATGCACCCACCTGTATGAGTTCTTTTGTGGATTTTCAAGTTCTCGGAGCGGGCAAAGACCTTGCCACATCCAGGGAAAGGGCACGGGaagggcttctcccctgtgtgcacTCTGATGTGGTTGACCAGTTTGTATTTGGCTTTGAATGGCTTCCCTTCCCTAGGACATTCCTCCCAGAAACAGACGTGACTGCTCTGCTCGGGTCCCCCGACGTGCTCCACCGTGACATGGTTCACCAGCTCATGCATGGTGCTGAAAGTTTTCGAGCATGTTTTTTTGGAGGTCTGGTCTTGATCGATCCACTTGCAGATGAGCTCTTGTTTGATGGGCTGCCTCATGTACCTCAAGAACGCCCCTGCAGCGGCTGGGTGggcggctgcagcagcagctAGGTTGACATTTAAGTTCATAGAGTTGTAGCTATGGATGGAGGAGGCAGCATAGTGCTCGGGTCTGAAGGGCTCAGGTCTTCCGTAAAGTTCTCCGGCCAAGCCAAGTCGCATCTGACCATTGAGAGGGTGGTGGACTCCTGGGGTTGCCTGTTCGTGAATGCCAGAGAAGAGATGGTGGCTTGCCCCTTCAGAGTGTCCATAGGTACCAGTGGAGGAAATGAACATGCTATgcgggtggtggtggtggtgatgatggGGGGAGTTGGTGGCCGGGTGCTGCTCGCCTAACATGGCAGAAGTGGACAGCTCCCTCCTGAGGATAAAGTCCCTGCTGCTAGTGTAGCCAGTGTGGGAATGAGCCACGGGGTAAGTGACTGTAGCCGGCGAACCAAACGCAGCTGCTGTCTGGGCTTCAGGATGAGCTGGCATATGCTGTGAGGGACTAAGTTTCAGAGCACTAGCTTGGGCCATGTGCTCGGGTCCGAATGGAGTCAGGGCAACTCCAGGGTCACTCCCCAACTCCCCAGGGTGGATGTGGGCAGGGTGGGAGTGAGCTTGATGACTCCCCAACCCCGGGAAGCCTGTCATAGTCTGATGAGGATGGGCTTGAGCCGCTGCCAAATCCGCTAACCTCAGAGTCTGACTCCTCTTGCTCAAAGGGGGCTCCATCACTACACAATCACGTCCATCCACACTCACTGGTGTTATttttccccctctaccatccttcAAAAACATGGGTAGATTAAGCGTTCTTTAACTTCTTTTGTCTGGCTCCCAACTCTGCCTATTCCTTTCCCTACTCTGTCCTCCAGCGATTGGCAGAAAGCGCAGCATTGGAGGCGCACAGTGGGGGCATATAGTTTAGCAATGGCACAGCCAGGATTGGACGGGTTGCCAGGATTGGCAGGAGGCCCGGTCGTGTGATTGGCTGGCTGTCAGGCCGCCGCTCAGCAGGGATCCGCCCCCATGCTCTCAGCCTGCATTCCACTTCTCAAACTTCCACTTGAACAAAGTTTTCCTGAACCCTGAGTCTGGAGCCGAGCCAGGAGTAGTACGGCGTGGAGCACGGGTCATCTGCCCTAATGTCTACCCCAAAGTTATTTACTGGACACCACAGGCTGGCAATGCCAACCTCTGATCTCTCCACCGTCCAACAAGGGCACCTCACACAGATTTATACCAAGAAAGTAAATGTAGAGAAGACACCTGTATTTGTTATGCCTAGCACACCCACCACTACgtttctctatctatctatctttagtaTTATCTCTATCAATCATTTTATCTATGTTTCTGCCTATGGTCTAGTTAGATAGCTGTCTGTATATTATCTACCTGTCTTTAGACTACTAATATtatattttgcacattttttactgCTTTTTCCAtgcttggaggggggggggggtcatacgaGGTGATGAGATTATCTTTACACTATCTTCTGATATAACAGGTGTACTTTACAGTTATGGTGAGAGCGAGATCTTTCTAGAAAAAGAGTAAAATCAGAGAGGTATTTCGAGTCATCCGTAGATCTGTAACCATACACACGATCTTTCCTAATAATGCAGATATGGCAATGAAAGGAGCCTAAATATCAGCAGATGACAGACAGTAGTAGCTTCACATTGTGTACAGGTAAAAGAAATCTGCTGTTTAGCAGACAATTGCCCCATAGATGAATATGCACATATCGGTGGTTGGTGGGCATTTCTGCGCTAGTACTGTAGGGTTTTCCGACACAGTTGTAGGTAATAAAATAAGAAAGTGTAAATATTCAACACCGTTTGTGGATGACACAGAAATGTTAGgtaaaaacagtctattaattattGTTGAATTTATTAGCTTCTATAAGCTAATGAAGCCCAATATGACCTCCTTCACACCAGATATTTTATAGTATCTATAGAAagagtgtgtatgtatatatatatatatatatatatatatatatatatatatatatatatagtgctattTATTCTTCTCACTGTTACATATATTTTTTAGTACAGCTTTAGGTATTCCATTCTTCCCGCACAGCATTTTTCTTTACTGTCTTTCTCATTGCTCTTTATTTAATTACTGAAAATTTAACAGCTTCATTTGTAATGGAAAACTTGTAAAACTAAATGATTGAATGGGGTTGAGCGCCGGGTCTGGCTCACGCCTTCTTGTACACCTCTCGTTAAACTCAGCATGTCGGGGGTCTGTCATCGATTTATTTGTCTTTGTTCCAATAAATGTGATCAGCTTCTGTTTATAGGGGGATAAAACGTCATTTAGTCTTTTTTACTCTGTATAATCTAGTGTCAGACCCTTGATACAATATTTCTACAATACAATGTCAACTTGCAATTTTAATGTCTTATgttgtgtatattattattaatatctaTATTTTGGGGATTCTGGTTGGGATACACACAGTAAACCATCGTTCAAGGTTCCAGAGACTATAATGTGGGGAGGTGGGGAATCTGGAGATGTGAAGTATATTGACCTGGGGTAAGCCAGAAGCTGTCATTATCAGTATATGGATGCCGATTcatttttatgcagttttgaaacaaaaacccaAGGATAgattaaaaagaaaaaggaagtAGTACCTGTCCTTCACTTTCTCTTCCTCTatgatccattttttattttggcTTTAAAAATTGCATGAAAACAACTTGCAGGCGTGGCAGCACATTTGTTGTAAGGGCAGAAGTAACTTCTATTGGCAGATATACACTGTCTCTCATCATTCTATATTTTATCAATAACTACCCAGAAACAATTCCTGGTGTCCCTATATCCCCTCCATGTATGCATGAGAAGCTGCCATCCCTTGATGGCACAGGGGCCTAAATACCCTACTACCCTGTATCAATAGGTCACTAGAGGTATCAATCTGTGTAATTAACGTAAACGGGAGCCTAATGTGATACAATCCATTACAACAATAAATCCTCCTGACAGAAAACGCATTGCACATCAACAACATAGAGCATCCAGTGAAAACACTAATCAAATCCTAAAATCACGGTAGACCGAGCACAACAACAAAAACGCTATTCCAGTACCGCCTGACACAATGTGCAGTATTATTACGTCCTGTGGCAGTATTATTTCTTATCACCAGAGTCATCCTCTTGTAAAGATGTAGCAGGCACTGACAAGTTGACGGGTTTACGTGGAGCAGCAATATGGGCGACATATGTCCTGTCATTCCTGAATGACAGAATAAATTGTCCCTCCCTGGTCTTGGA
Encoded proteins:
- the ZIC5 gene encoding zinc finger protein ZIC 5 gives rise to the protein MFLKDGRGGKITPVSVDGRDCVVMEPPLSKRSQTLRLADLAAAQAHPHQTMTGFPGLGSHQAHSHPAHIHPGELGSDPGVALTPFGPEHMAQASALKLSPSQHMPAHPEAQTAAAFGSPATVTYPVAHSHTGYTSSRDFILRRELSTSAMLGEQHPATNSPHHHHHHHPHSMFISSTGTYGHSEGASHHLFSGIHEQATPGVHHPLNGQMRLGLAGELYGRPEPFRPEHYAASSIHSYNSMNLNVNLAAAAAAHPAAAGAFLRYMRQPIKQELICKWIDQDQTSKKTCSKTFSTMHELVNHVTVEHVGGPEQSSHVCFWEECPREGKPFKAKYKLVNHIRVHTGEKPFPCPFPGCGKVFARSENLKIHKRTHTGEKPFKCEFDGCDRKFANSSDRKKHSHVHTSDKPYYCKVRGCDKSYTHPSSLRKHMKIHCKSPPGSPSLGYSAVATPIDEALSPTQDQVRGRTANLSPQVTNLNEWYVCQASGAPNNLHTPSSNAESTDSEEEDPYRNSERTIR